A window from Kovacikia minuta CCNUW1 encodes these proteins:
- a CDS encoding fasciclin domain-containing protein yields MTAIAAATILLSLPAVAGGGRQTSTPAKPTTTDAKPVSPPSADTPVVTPSTDASPSTTSPTNTEPSVTPSSEAPTSPDASASSGNIVDVASSSGSFKTLVEAVKAAGLTEELSGKGPYTVFAPTDAAFAALPKGTVEMLLKPENKEVLKKVLTYHVVAGAVDSGTLKSGQVKTVEGSSVKVQVSGSDVTVNDAKVTSPDIKATNGVIHVIDKVIIPPDM; encoded by the coding sequence TTGACGGCGATCGCCGCTGCCACTATTCTGCTCAGCTTGCCTGCTGTAGCAGGTGGTGGTCGTCAAACTTCGACTCCCGCCAAGCCGACAACCACGGATGCTAAACCAGTATCTCCTCCGTCAGCCGATACCCCGGTAGTTACTCCGTCAACCGATGCGAGTCCCAGCACAACCTCCCCAACTAACACTGAGCCATCAGTAACACCATCCTCTGAAGCACCAACCTCACCCGACGCTAGTGCATCTTCAGGCAACATTGTAGATGTCGCGTCTTCAAGTGGTTCTTTCAAGACCCTGGTAGAAGCGGTGAAAGCAGCAGGGCTGACAGAAGAACTTTCTGGCAAAGGTCCCTATACTGTATTTGCGCCTACGGATGCTGCATTTGCTGCCCTGCCCAAAGGCACGGTCGAAATGCTGTTGAAGCCTGAAAACAAAGAGGTCCTCAAGAAGGTTTTGACTTACCATGTCGTGGCAGGTGCTGTCGATTCAGGTACGCTCAAATCCGGTCAGGTTAAAACCGTTGAAGGAAGCTCTGTAAAGGTGCAGGTCTCTGGTAGCGATGTTACGGTAAACGATGCCAAGGTAACTTCACCCGACATCAAAGCTACTAATGGTGTAATTCATGTGATTGATAAAGTCATCATTCCACCCGATATGTAA
- a CDS encoding MEKHLA domain-containing protein — translation MNAPFVVVSHGTQADPILNYGNRQALELWQMDWEQFTQTPSRCTAEPVERQERARLLEQARTKGYIDDYRGIRISSTGKRFWIQDVVIWDVLDEQNQCCGQAATFERWEWIE, via the coding sequence TTGAACGCGCCCTTTGTGGTGGTATCCCACGGGACTCAAGCCGATCCGATCCTGAACTATGGCAATCGGCAAGCCCTGGAACTGTGGCAAATGGATTGGGAGCAATTTACCCAAACTCCCTCTCGTTGTACCGCTGAACCCGTCGAACGCCAGGAACGTGCCCGCCTACTAGAGCAAGCCAGAACAAAAGGATATATCGATGACTATCGGGGAATTCGGATCTCCAGCACTGGCAAACGATTTTGGATTCAGGATGTGGTGATTTGGGATGTCCTGGATGAGCAAAACCAGTGTTGTGGTCAGGCGGCGACGTTCGAGCGGTGGGAGTGGATTGAGTAG
- a CDS encoding type I glyceraldehyde-3-phosphate dehydrogenase, which yields MIRVAINGFGRIGRNFTRCWLTRENSQFQIVAINDTSDPKTNAHLLKYDSMIGRANADISADENTITVNGNTIKCTSDRNPENLPWKDWDIDLIIESTGVFVSKEGASKHIKAGAKKVLITAPGKGDDGTFVVGVNHQDYDHNKHNVISNASCTTNCLAPIAKVIHENFGIIKGTMTTTHSYTGDQRLLDASHRDLRRARAAAMNIVPTSTGAAKAVALVLPELAGKLNGIALRVPTPNVSVVDLVVQVEKSTIAEQVNDVLKSAAEGSMKGILKYCDLPLVSSDHAGTDESSIVDSALTMVMGGDLVKVVAWYDNEWGYSQRVVDLAEVVAQKWAA from the coding sequence GTGATTAGAGTAGCAATTAACGGGTTTGGTCGGATTGGACGCAACTTTACACGGTGCTGGCTAACCAGGGAAAACAGCCAATTTCAAATCGTTGCAATTAACGATACGTCCGATCCCAAAACAAACGCCCATCTGCTGAAATACGACTCCATGATTGGCAGAGCAAATGCTGACATTAGCGCTGATGAGAATACGATTACAGTCAATGGCAACACCATCAAATGCACATCTGATCGTAATCCGGAAAACTTGCCCTGGAAAGACTGGGATATTGATCTGATTATTGAATCGACTGGTGTTTTTGTTAGTAAGGAAGGAGCATCAAAGCATATTAAGGCAGGTGCTAAAAAAGTATTGATTACTGCCCCCGGCAAAGGAGATGATGGCACCTTTGTGGTTGGAGTGAATCATCAGGATTACGATCACAACAAGCATAATGTGATCAGCAACGCGAGCTGCACCACGAATTGTCTTGCCCCGATCGCCAAAGTTATCCACGAAAATTTTGGCATTATTAAGGGCACCATGACCACCACCCACAGCTACACGGGTGATCAACGGTTACTAGACGCTAGCCATCGGGATTTGCGCCGGGCACGGGCAGCAGCCATGAATATTGTGCCCACCTCCACCGGGGCTGCAAAGGCAGTCGCATTAGTGTTGCCCGAATTGGCTGGCAAACTGAACGGAATCGCCCTGCGCGTACCAACTCCCAACGTCTCCGTGGTTGATCTCGTTGTTCAGGTTGAAAAGTCTACGATCGCTGAACAGGTGAATGACGTACTCAAATCTGCCGCAGAAGGTTCTATGAAGGGGATTCTGAAGTACTGCGATTTGCCCCTTGTTTCGAGCGACCACGCAGGCACCGACGAATCCTCGATCGTTGATTCTGCCCTGACAATGGTGATGGGTGGCGACCTGGTGAAGGTAGTCGCCTGGTACGACAACGAGTGGGGCTATAGTCAGCGGGTTGTAGACCTGGCTGAAGTTGTTGCTCAAAAGTGGGCTGCTTAA
- a CDS encoding transposase, translated as MIERTSKTFERLPKRWIVERAFGWFKRFRRLSKDYELYPEVSAAMIYGSLIRLMVKRMTA; from the coding sequence GTGATTGAGCGAACTTCGAAAACCTTCGAACGCTTGCCGAAGCGATGGATTGTTGAGCGCGCCTTTGGCTGGTTCAAGCGGTTTCGACGGTTGAGTAAGGATTACGAATTGTATCCAGAGGTGAGTGCAGCCATGATTTACGGTTCTTTGATTCGCTTGATGGTAAAGCGGATGACGGCTTAA